The Thermotoga sp. Ku-13t DNA segment TGGCCGGGCGGTAGTCAGGAAGACGATACCAGGGATCTGAAAGAGATTCAAAGCTTTTACGAACGCATATCCAAAGCGAAGGATCTTCCAAAGAGTTCTCAACCCTCCGTGGGCGAGTTCCTCGAACTCTACAAAAAGTTGAAAGATGAAGGCTACGAAGAGATCATCGTCATGACGATCTCTACAGCGTTATCTGGAACCTACGATTCTGCCCTGCAGGCTGCAAAGCAGTTCGATCTACCTGTGCACGTGATAAATACCAAACTCGCCTCCGCGGCGGTGCCGTTGCCTGCCAGAAGGGCGAGAGAACTCGAAAAAGAGGGTAAAACAACAGAAGAAATCGTGAGGATCATCGAGGACGATGTGAAGAAAGGTCGGTACAAGGCGATCTTCTATGTTTCGAACTTCGATTTCCTCATGAAGGGGGGCAGGGTGACGAAGCTTCAGGGATTCTTCGGCACCCTGCTGAACATACACGTGGGCATCTTCATAAACGAGGAAGGCAAATTGATCCCGTTCGAGAAGGCGCGTGGGCAGAAGAGGGCTCAGGAGATGCTCATCAAAAAAGCCCTGAGCATGGTGCCGGCGGGCAAGAAGGTTCGATTGCTCATGGTGGATGCCAACGAGCGTGAGAGCACCAAGGTGCTGCTGGAAATGCTCAAGCAACATTACGAGGTGCTCGATGCCGAGTTCACAGAAATGGGCAAGGTCATCACCACGCACGTTGGTCCCGGCACAGCAGGCTTCGGTATGGAGGTCGTCGAATGAAACTCGCCGCGTTTCTGTTTGTCGCGGCGCTCGTGTTGATCGTTCTTTTGGTTCAGATGAAACTCGACAGGTTCTGTGTCCTCATTTTGGATGATGGAGGGACGAACTTTCTACAGGGTGTGAAGAATTATTTGAAGGACCACAACCTTCACTATGATGTTGTCACGGTGAGAATAGACGTGGATCAAACCAGGCTCGAATCCGTTCTGCGAAAGTATCAAAACAGTTACGCCGTTGGTCCAAGATTGAGTTCGGAAGCTCAGCGTTTGATTCCTATACTCGAAAAGTTCAGGATCTTCACGATAGCACCACTCGTCACTTCCTACCGTGTCGTGGGAAAAAGTTCGTATTTGATGACACTCTCAGTTACGGACGAAGAACAGGGCAGGCAGATCGCAGAGAGATTGAAAGTTGAAGGATGCCGGAAAGTCCTCCTTGTCGCAGACAAACTGAATCCTGTTCACAGCGAAACGATAGAAGAGAGTCTGAAAAGACATCTTTCTGTGGAGCAGTTCGAGAGTCGCCAGATCGAGTCGATAGACGAGCTTCTTGGCGAAGATTTCGACCGTTACGATGGTCTCGTGCTTGCGCTCGATGGACGGAAGGCTGGGATCGTAGTTCAGCTAGCTCGAAAGAAAGGTTTCTCTGGAACGATAGTGGGTAGTGACTATGCGCTCACTGATGATCTAACCACGGCGGGTGGTCCGGCCGTTGAGGAAATGATCGTGTGCTGCCTCTTCGATTTTGAAACCATGCTGCGTTCAGGAATATCGGACATGCAGATCGCTGGAGCGTACGATGCAGCCATGATCATCACCGATTTGAAGCACAACAGAGTATCGCAGCAGGACGCGGCCAATTATCTCAGAGGACGAACTTTCGAAGGGGTCACAGGACGATTCTCTGTAAATTTCGATCTTTCCGCATCGAGAAATCTGACATTTGTGAGGGTGAAAAATGGAAGGTTTGAAATCGAAAGGTGAAGCAATGAGCCTGAAACAGACGATAAGCCGTTTCAAAAGGTACGGCGGATTGCTCGTCCTCATATTGATCACCAGCTTCGTTATTGGTCTTTTCCCCTTAGTGAGGCAGATAAATTCGTACTACTCGAAAAGCTATATGAGGCTTCTGAAAAGTTTCCTCAATGAAGTGACCAAGCATGCAGTTGAATCCGGGCAGTCATCTCTCGGCATAGTTGTTAGACGACTGAGCAAAGAGCTCGTCGATCTCGCGACTGGCGTTGATCTATCCGGCATCCTGAGTTACGAAAAGTTACCATGGATTTGCTCAGAGACACGTGGTATTTTCGTGAACGGTACCAGCACCAAGATCTTGATCGATGGAGGTTCACACATTTTGCTGATCGAAATTCCCGCGTATATGATCGACAAGATGCTGTCGGCTGAAATGGCTTACGTTTTCTTGATGGCATCGGATGGAACGATAGTGGCCTGTAACGATCTGAATTTTCTCGGAATGAAGGCCGACACGAAGAAAAGTTTCGTCAGGATGAACGGTACAACGGGCTTTGTTGAATCGGAACCTCTGGAGGGTCTGAATGGTTTCATTGCCTTTTTCATTCCCCTCAGAACCTATTCTACGGTCCTTCTTCCCTATCTGCTGGTGGCGATAGCGGCTCTGTGCGGTGCCGCCGTCTGGCTGAGCCTCGCCTACAGCTTCGAGAATCGACTCGTCGCGGGTGTGAACATGGTTCTGGACAACATCAACCAGAGTCTGGCGAAACTCGACAAAACGGACGAAGTTTTCTACGTCCCTCTGGAAACCAGGATCGCCGAGCTGAACCAGTTGCAGGCGGGGATCCAGAAGCTCATCGAGGCCCAGAAAGCCTCCTGGCACGAGCTTCACGCCATGATGCAGAGTTTGCAGGACACCGTGAACGAACTCGAAGAGACTCAGAGAACTCTGCAGGAAAGGAACACACAGATCATTGCCACACTCGCCGAGGCCATAGAAATCAAGGATGCAAACACACTCGGTCATTCAGACCGTGTCGTGACGCTGGCACTGGAACTCGCGAAGGAAATTGGGTTGAAAGATCCCGCGGATCTGGAAGCGATAAAATTCGGTGCACTGCTCCACGACATCGGCAAGATAGGGATACCTGAGTACATCCTCAACAAGCCTGGCAGGTTGACCAAACAGGAATACGAGGTCATGAAATTGCACCCGATCTACGGTGAAAAGATCATCAGAAAAATATCTGGCTGGGATCTGGTCGCGGACATAGTGAGACACCACCATGAAAACTACGACGGCACTGGTTATCCGGATGGGCTGAAGGGAAGCCAGATCAGTTTGAGGGCGCAGATAGTCAGCATCGTGGACGTTTTCTGCGCTCTGATCGAAGAGAGGCCTTACAGACCCCCGATGAGCCTGGAGGAAGCTTTGAAATTGATGCAGACGGAGATGGTGGGCACCAAGTTCGATCCGGAGCTTTTCGAGGCGTTCAAGAGGGTACTCGGAAAGTTCGCACGCATTTACATCGCCGGTTCGTGAGTCCCTGCCGTACTCATTTGAACCCACAACCGCTTGCAGTGTTTTGAGATTTTGAAGCATGAGCTTGCTATAATTTTTTCGGGTGGTTGCATGATCGCGATCGTTGGGGTCCTGCCGGACGAGGTGAACCTTCTCGTAGACGCATTGTCACCGAGGTTGCAGGTATCTGAGATCTTGAGAAGGCCCCTGTTCCGTGGTCTGATCGGTGAGAACGAGGTCGTGATCACGAGTGGCTGTATCGGGAAGGTCGAAACGGCCTGCCTCGTTCAGGCTTTAATTGACAGATTCCAGCCTGATTGTGTCCTGCTCGTTGGTGCTGCAGGCGCACTCCGACAGGATATCCTTTTCGGAACCGTGGTTGCCGGCACCGGATACGTGGAGTACGATTTTTCGCCGAGGATAAACGTTGACTCCCTGATCAATCCAGTCCAGGATGTGTTTTCTCCTCTGCTGGAATTGAGCAACGTTGTTTGTGGCATCATCGCTTCTGGTGACAGTTTCATCTCTTCCGAAACCACAGTTAAAAAAATCCAGGAAACAACGGGTGCCATATGTGTAGACATGGATTCGGCAGCCGCGGCAAAGGTTTGTGTCGAGAACGAAAAGCCGTTTCTGTCTTTGAAGGTCGTCGTCGATTTTGCGGGTTCGAAGGCCATCGAGCAGTACATAGAAAACCATCCAAAGTACGCATCGATCCCCGCACACCTGCTTGCCGAGGTGCTCGGCAGAGTGGTTCTGGTCTGAGGTGATGGGTATGTTACAGGTCCCGGAGGAAATAAGAAAGAGGGTCGAACAGCTCCGCGAAGAGATAGAGTATCACAACTACAGATATTACGTCCTCGCGCAGCCTGTGATCACCGACGAAGAGTACGATAAGCTCATGCGAGAATTGATCGAGCTGGAAAGACAATATCCGGAACTCGTCACTCCGGATTCTCCCACCCAGCGGATAGGAGAAAAGGTTCTCGACGAGTTCCGCAGTGTACCTCACACCGAGCCGATGTTGAGCCTCGACAATACCTACAGCGAAGAGGAGATAAGAGAATTCGATGAGAGGGTAAAAAGGTTGCTCGACAGGAAAGAGGTTGTTTACGTCGCCGAGCTCAAGATAGATGGCGTTTCCGTATCGCTCAGATACGAAAATGGAAAGTTCGTACAGGGTCTGAGCAGAGGAGACGGCACGAGGGGCGATGACATAAGTGAGAACTTGAAGAGGGTCAGGAGCATCCCGCTCAGGTTGAGAAAACCTGTGACGGTCGAGGTGCGCGGGGAAATTTACATGCCCACCGAAGTGTTCGAAAAACTGAACGAAGAGAGGCAGAAACGTGGAGAACCCCTTTTTGCGAATCCCAGGAACGCAGCTGCTGGAACTCTCAGACAGCTCGATACCAGGATCACCGCCGAGCGGCACCTCGATAGTTTCATATACTACGTTCTGAAACCTGAGCAGTACGGGCTCAAGACGCAGTGGGATGCGCTGAACTGGCTGAGAGAGCTGGGTTTCAAAGTGAATCCCCATTCGAGGTTGTGCGGCAGCATCGATGAGGTGATAGATTACTGGAAAGAGTGGACGCAGAAAAGACGTGAGCTCGGCTACTGGGTGGACGGTGTCGTGGTCAAGGTGAACGATTTCGAGCTCCAGCACGCCCTTGGAACCACGGCGAAGGCACCGAGATGGGCTATCGCGTTCAAGTTTCCTTCTGAGCACGCACGAACGAAGATCGTTGGTGTGACGGTTCAGGTGGGTAGAACTGGCACATTGACACCCGTCGCGGAACTGGAACCCGTTCAGCTCGCTGGAACGATCGTGAAACGTGCGAGTTTGCACAACTTCGAGTACATAAAGGAAAAAGACATCCGGATAGGTGACTGGGTCTACATAGAAAAAGCCGGTGGCATAATCCCGCAGGTGGTTTCTGTGATCGAGTCGTTGAGGATCGGAAACGAAGTTCCCGTAGAGCCACCAACTCAGTGTCCGGTCTGTGGCGGGAAGGTTGGTAAAATTGAAGTTGGCGAGGTCGCGTTGAAGTGTTTGAATCCCCACTGCCCCGCAAAGCTCAAGAGATCGCTCGAAACGCTGGCTTCGAGGAACGCGCTGGACATAAATGGCCTCGGTGAGAAACTCATCGATAAACTCGTCGATTCAGGGCTCGTGAAGGACATAGCGGACTTGTTCTACCTGACACCTTTCGAACTGTCGCAGCTCGGATCTGGAATCGGTCAGAAAACGATCGCGAACCTCTTGAACGAGATCGACAAAGCCAGGAAAGCTCCGCTCCACAGGTGGATAACGGCGCTTGGAATACCGCTCGTGGGTGAAAAAACAGCTTACGTGCTTGCACAGAATTTCAGGAGCTTGAAGAAACTCGCGCAGGCCAGTGTGGATCAGCTCACCCAGATACCGGGTATCGGCGAGGAGATAGCCCGGAGCATCGTGGAGTATTTCAGAAACGAAAAGACGAAAGAGATTCTCGAAAAGCTCGAAAAAGCCGGAGTCAGACTCGAAGAGGCAGCGTCAGTCGAGGTATCAAACGTCCTCAAGGGATTGACGTTCGCCGTCACGGGGTCTCTGAAGAACTTCACGAGAAACGAAATTGAAGAGTTCATCGTCGCGCACGGTGGAAAAGTCACAGACAGTGTATCCAAGAAGACGGATTACCTCATCGTGGGAGAAAACCCGGGCTCCAAGCTGTTGAAAGCACAGCAGCTCGGAGTGAAAATCCTCTCCGAGGAAGAATTCCTGCAGAAGTTCAATCTCAAAAAACCCAAGCAAGAAAGGTTATTCTGAAACCTTTCAGGTCGATCAGCGCAGACGGCAGGCTCGGTACCCAGGCGATGCTGAAACTGTAACCGAGACGGATCTGAGCCTTGATTGGGGATTCAAACTTCAATCTGACAAACGGCTCGAGCAGTACTCCCATCGAATCGGGGCTGAACGGTGGAACTACGAAGACCCAGTCACCACTGGTTGTGTCCTGGTAGAAACCAAAGATCGTTTTCTGTGCGGAGAGTCCTAAGTCTATCCAGTTGAGCACACCGCTTTCAAGATCCAGGGCAAAATCGAGATTTCCCCTCTCCACGAACCGCGCGTTCCCCTGAGTGGCGCTGCGCATGGAAAGCATCGCACCAGTGTAGAGGGAAAATTCTGGGAAATCAGCTCCAACCCTGGCACTAGCGAACCCCGACTGGGAGAAGAGATCTACACCCGTGTCAATCTTGAATTTGATATTCTCATAAACAGGAAGACTCGCGTTCAGCCCACTGTATCTGTAGCCGAGATAAAGTTCAAGCACATCCAGAGGGAAATGAACCGCGAACCCGTCCCGTGTGTCGACGGAAAAGTGAATGGCGAAGATCACGAGCGAAAGGAGCAGCATCAGCATCGAGAGGAATTTTCTCATTCTCGATCACTCCCACAGCACCAGCATTCTGTAGAAGAGCTGTGCATAGATCCTCGCAAGCGTCAGTAAATCTTCCAGCGCGATCCTCTCATCTGGCTGGTGCTCCGTTCCTTCCCTACCTGGTAGCAACGGCCCGAACGCGACTCCGCAGGGAACGGCGCGTGCGTAAGTTCCCCCCCCCATCGTCAAGAGTGTGGCTGGCTGGCCCGTCATCTCGGTGTACACTTCACTCAAGATCTTGATCAGTTCACTGTCTGGAGAGACGAAGAGTGGAAGTAAATGGTGTTCCCCTTCAACTTTCAGAGGTTTCAAAGCTTCTTTGATCTGTTTTGCCATCATGGCTTCGGAATAGTAAATGGGATACCTTACGTTGATCGTCGCCTCTATTTTTTCATCGTCCATACGCACGGTGCCCAGGTTCACGGTGAGATCTCCGACGACGCAGTCTCTACCCGCAATCCTGAGAGAATAGCCATCCGTCTGGTAACCTATTTTGCTCGCAAGCGTGCGCACAAAGATTTTCACGTCTTCGTTGATGTCAACATCTTTGAGAAAATCTATCAGTGCCGCGATGGCGTTAATGCCTTTTTCAGGTGTTGATCCGTGTGCCGATTTACCGAAAGCGCGAACGATGAGCCTGTCGTTTTCGATGGACCATTCGATGCGCGCACCGTTCTTCGCATGGAAGTTCTTCACTTTCTCCAGCAACTCGTCGCTCACCGCTGAAAGCTCTGCCATCGCGCTCTGGGGCACCACGTTCGCCGCATCGCCACCTTCCAGTTTTGTGATCTTCACTCTTCCCGGAGCAGAGAGATTCCTCCCCATCGTGATCCTGTAAGTTATGATGCCTTTCTCGGCATATATGATCGGAAACGCCGCGTCGGGGGTGACGGCGTAGATGGGCTTTTCCTCTTTTTGGAAGTAATGTTTCACACACTCCCAGCCCGACTCTTCGTCGGTTCCCAGAATGATCCTCGCCCTGTTTCTGATGGGAACGTTCGCTTCCTTGAGCGCCTTGAGCGCGTAGATCACCGCGACCGTGGGCCCTTTGTTGTCCGCTGCACCGCGCCCCCACAGATAGCCATCCTTGATGATCCCGCCGTAAGGATCCACACTCCAGCCTTCCCCTTCCGGTACGACGTCCAGATGTCCGAGGACTGCGAAGAGTTTTCCAGAATCGCCGTACTCTATGTGACCAGCGTAACCATCGACGTTCTTGACACGAAATCCGAGTTTTTCACCGAGTTTAAGCGCATACTCCAGTGCCTGCGCCACACCCTCGCCGAACGGTTTGCCAGGGGCTGGATCGGATTGAACGGATCTGATCTTCACCAGGTTGGCAGCTTCTTTGAACATTTCTTCCTTCAGAGAAAGCACAATTTTGTCGATCGTTTCGTTCATTGAACGCACCTCCAGAAAAGATCATACCAGTTAACCCAGAAGAACATCAAGCATGGTCATGAGGCTAAAGCCAACCAGCAACCAGTACGTCGTGAGTCGTTCTTCACCTTTGAGATGCGTTTCTGGAATGACCTCATCGCTTATCACGAAGACCATGGCTCCAGCCGCGAGCGCGAGCAGATAGGGCAGTAAACTCCTCGCGATGCTTATCAACAGCACTCCAACTAAACCTCCAAAAGCTTCGACCAGTCCCGTGAAAAGCGTGATGGAAAAAATGGACTTCTTTCTGTAGTTCGCACTCATGAGAGAAGCTGCCACGGCGGCGCCTTCGGGAATGTTTTGGAGGCCTATCGCGATCGCGATCGTCAGCGCGTGAGGTGTGAACCCACCAACACCGACGGCCATACCTTCAGGAAGGTTGTGGATGGTTATCGCGATGATAAAAAGCCAGATCGTCTTCAAACGTTTCGCATCGAAGCCTTCGTGTCCTTTGGTGAAGTGCTCGTGTGGCAGGACCTTGTCCATCACGTCGACGAGGACTCCACCCAGAATGAAACCGATCACGAAACGCACGATACCGCCAGACTCTATGGATGGTAGGACGAGACTGAAAGCACTCGCCGCGAGCATTACACCTGCGGCGAAACCTAAAAATGCATCGATCAGCCTCTGAGAAGCGGTCTTATTGAACAGCAAAAAAGGTATTGCGCCGAGTGCGGTACTGACCCCGGCAACGCTGCTGTAAATCAATCCCCGCCAGAAACCCGTCATTCTACCTTAGTAATGGCCTTCTTGACGGCTTCGATGGGTGCGTTGACGCACGTGAAGTTCTTATCATGAAAATCCATCTCGTCCCTGACGTGCTCTTCGTTGAGGTGCTTCACATCGTCTACGTGCTTTCCATCCACCAGCCTGCAAACTGCCTCGGAAGCAGCGATCACTCTCGGACAGCCCACGGCCTTGAAGGCGACGTTTTTCACGATGTAATTCTCGATCTTCAAAAATATGCGGACCCTGTCGCCGTGCTCTGGATACACAACTTCGGCGGTGTGGGTGTACTCTATGTCCTTGCAGTATCTCGGGTACATAAAAAGTTGCTTGAACTTTTCGGAATACATCGAATCCTCCCCTCAGGACATGCTCCGCAGCCTGTTGATTTCTCTCTGCAATACCTCCACGAAATATTCTATCTCCTCTTCGCTGTTATCGTAACCCAGGCTGATCCTGATCGCTCCATCGACGATCCAGTCCTCGAGTTCCATCGCCTCCAGCACGTGAGATCTGCCTTTAGCATGGTGTGACGCACACGCGGAGGCTGTGGAGACAGATATACCACACATGTCCAGGGCGGTCGCGAGTGATTCTCCATGGACGCCTTTGAAGGACACGTTGATGTGTGAAAAGATCGTGTTGGAGCCGTTTATGTGATGATCTGGAATGCTCTCGATCGCGTTGACAATCTTCTCTTTGAGCTTTTTCACCCTCTCAGACCAGGCTTCATAATTCTTCTCTATGAGCTCGAGTGCTACAGCCATGCCGTGCGCACCAGGCACATTTTCTGTGCCACTTCTCAGACCTTTCTCGTGTCCGCCACCGTACATGATGGGCTCGATCCTGACGCCTTTGGACACGTAGAGAAAACCACACCCTTTGGGCGCATAGAACTTGTGTCCGGACGCGGACAGCATGTCAACGAGTCTGGCATCGATCCTGATCTTTCCGATCGCCTGAACCGCATCGCTGTGGAGCACTATTCCATGCTCACGCGCTATCTTTGAGATTTCGTCGATGGGCTGAATGACGCCTGTTTCGTTGTTGACCCACATGATCGATGCGAAGACCGTGTTCTTGCGTATCGCTTTTCGAAAATCGTCCGGCGTCACGTAGCCTTCCCTGGTTGGCTTCAGGTAGGTTACTTCGTAGCCTTCCTTTTCGAGCTGTCTCGCCACTTCGAGCACTGCGGGATGTTCGATCTGCGTAGTTATGATGTGTCCACCGTTCGGAAAATTGGCCCTCAAAAATCCGCGTATCGCGATGTTGTCGGACTCAGTTCCACCCGAGGTGAAGTAGATTTCGTCAGGCTCAACGTTCAGATGCTTCGCTATCTTCATCCTTGCTTCCTCGTAGAATCTTTTGGCTTCGTACCCATGAGAATGTGTGCTGGAGGCGTTTCCATAAAACTGCGTGAAAAGTTTCATCACTTCCTGGGCGACCTCATCGAACACGCGCGTTGTGGCAGCGTGATCGAGATAGACCCTCATGACCGCTCACTTCCTGACGAGCGATTCTTCGTACGCACTGATGGCCTTCCTGAGCGTGTCTATCGCCAGATTGCTGCAGTGATACTTCACAGGTGGCAATCCTCCGAGTCTTTCAACGATGTCTTTCCACGTGATCTTCTTGGCTTCCTCTAAGGTGAGGCCCTTGACAACTTCCGTCATCATGGATGCGGTGGCTATGTTGGCGGCACAGCCGTAAGATTCGAACTTTATGTCCACGATCCTGTTGTCCTCGATCTTCAGATACACGGTCATCATGTCTCCGCAGGCGACACTACCTTCTGTGGCCTCGGCATCTGGATTCTCTATGCGCCCGAGGTTCCTCGGATTTTTAAAATGATCCAGAACGAGTTCTGTGTATTTCAGCATGCCTCATCACCTCCTGGCTTTGAGAGGACTGATGTTCCTCAACCACTGAACGACCTTCTTCAGTTTCTCGATAGTGTAGTCGAGTT contains these protein-coding regions:
- a CDS encoding DegV family protein; the encoded protein is MKKIKIVLDSTSDVPRDWIEKFDLAVIPLHVTWPGGSQEDDTRDLKEIQSFYERISKAKDLPKSSQPSVGEFLELYKKLKDEGYEEIIVMTISTALSGTYDSALQAAKQFDLPVHVINTKLASAAVPLPARRARELEKEGKTTEEIVRIIEDDVKKGRYKAIFYVSNFDFLMKGGRVTKLQGFFGTLLNIHVGIFINEEGKLIPFEKARGQKRAQEMLIKKALSMVPAGKKVRLLMVDANERESTKVLLEMLKQHYEVLDAEFTEMGKVITTHVGPGTAGFGMEVVE
- a CDS encoding ABC transporter substrate-binding protein, which encodes MKLAAFLFVAALVLIVLLVQMKLDRFCVLILDDGGTNFLQGVKNYLKDHNLHYDVVTVRIDVDQTRLESVLRKYQNSYAVGPRLSSEAQRLIPILEKFRIFTIAPLVTSYRVVGKSSYLMTLSVTDEEQGRQIAERLKVEGCRKVLLVADKLNPVHSETIEESLKRHLSVEQFESRQIESIDELLGEDFDRYDGLVLALDGRKAGIVVQLARKKGFSGTIVGSDYALTDDLTTAGGPAVEEMIVCCLFDFETMLRSGISDMQIAGAYDAAMIITDLKHNRVSQQDAANYLRGRTFEGVTGRFSVNFDLSASRNLTFVRVKNGRFEIER
- a CDS encoding HD-GYP domain-containing protein — translated: MEGLKSKGEAMSLKQTISRFKRYGGLLVLILITSFVIGLFPLVRQINSYYSKSYMRLLKSFLNEVTKHAVESGQSSLGIVVRRLSKELVDLATGVDLSGILSYEKLPWICSETRGIFVNGTSTKILIDGGSHILLIEIPAYMIDKMLSAEMAYVFLMASDGTIVACNDLNFLGMKADTKKSFVRMNGTTGFVESEPLEGLNGFIAFFIPLRTYSTVLLPYLLVAIAALCGAAVWLSLAYSFENRLVAGVNMVLDNINQSLAKLDKTDEVFYVPLETRIAELNQLQAGIQKLIEAQKASWHELHAMMQSLQDTVNELEETQRTLQERNTQIIATLAEAIEIKDANTLGHSDRVVTLALELAKEIGLKDPADLEAIKFGALLHDIGKIGIPEYILNKPGRLTKQEYEVMKLHPIYGEKIIRKISGWDLVADIVRHHHENYDGTGYPDGLKGSQISLRAQIVSIVDVFCALIEERPYRPPMSLEEALKLMQTEMVGTKFDPELFEAFKRVLGKFARIYIAGS
- a CDS encoding 5'-methylthioadenosine/S-adenosylhomocysteine nucleosidase, which produces MIAIVGVLPDEVNLLVDALSPRLQVSEILRRPLFRGLIGENEVVITSGCIGKVETACLVQALIDRFQPDCVLLVGAAGALRQDILFGTVVAGTGYVEYDFSPRINVDSLINPVQDVFSPLLELSNVVCGIIASGDSFISSETTVKKIQETTGAICVDMDSAAAAKVCVENEKPFLSLKVVVDFAGSKAIEQYIENHPKYASIPAHLLAEVLGRVVLV
- the ligA gene encoding NAD-dependent DNA ligase LigA; amino-acid sequence: MGMLQVPEEIRKRVEQLREEIEYHNYRYYVLAQPVITDEEYDKLMRELIELERQYPELVTPDSPTQRIGEKVLDEFRSVPHTEPMLSLDNTYSEEEIREFDERVKRLLDRKEVVYVAELKIDGVSVSLRYENGKFVQGLSRGDGTRGDDISENLKRVRSIPLRLRKPVTVEVRGEIYMPTEVFEKLNEERQKRGEPLFANPRNAAAGTLRQLDTRITAERHLDSFIYYVLKPEQYGLKTQWDALNWLRELGFKVNPHSRLCGSIDEVIDYWKEWTQKRRELGYWVDGVVVKVNDFELQHALGTTAKAPRWAIAFKFPSEHARTKIVGVTVQVGRTGTLTPVAELEPVQLAGTIVKRASLHNFEYIKEKDIRIGDWVYIEKAGGIIPQVVSVIESLRIGNEVPVEPPTQCPVCGGKVGKIEVGEVALKCLNPHCPAKLKRSLETLASRNALDINGLGEKLIDKLVDSGLVKDIADLFYLTPFELSQLGSGIGQKTIANLLNEIDKARKAPLHRWITALGIPLVGEKTAYVLAQNFRSLKKLAQASVDQLTQIPGIGEEIARSIVEYFRNEKTKEILEKLEKAGVRLEEAASVEVSNVLKGLTFAVTGSLKNFTRNEIEEFIVAHGGKVTDSVSKKTDYLIVGENPGSKLLKAQQLGVKILSEEEFLQKFNLKKPKQERLF
- the pepV gene encoding dipeptidase PepV, with protein sequence MNETIDKIVLSLKEEMFKEAANLVKIRSVQSDPAPGKPFGEGVAQALEYALKLGEKLGFRVKNVDGYAGHIEYGDSGKLFAVLGHLDVVPEGEGWSVDPYGGIIKDGYLWGRGAADNKGPTVAVIYALKALKEANVPIRNRARIILGTDEESGWECVKHYFQKEEKPIYAVTPDAAFPIIYAEKGIITYRITMGRNLSAPGRVKITKLEGGDAANVVPQSAMAELSAVSDELLEKVKNFHAKNGARIEWSIENDRLIVRAFGKSAHGSTPEKGINAIAALIDFLKDVDINEDVKIFVRTLASKIGYQTDGYSLRIAGRDCVVGDLTVNLGTVRMDDEKIEATINVRYPIYYSEAMMAKQIKEALKPLKVEGEHHLLPLFVSPDSELIKILSEVYTEMTGQPATLLTMGGGTYARAVPCGVAFGPLLPGREGTEHQPDERIALEDLLTLARIYAQLFYRMLVLWE
- a CDS encoding ZIP family metal transporter codes for the protein MTGFWRGLIYSSVAGVSTALGAIPFLLFNKTASQRLIDAFLGFAAGVMLAASAFSLVLPSIESGGIVRFVIGFILGGVLVDVMDKVLPHEHFTKGHEGFDAKRLKTIWLFIIAITIHNLPEGMAVGVGGFTPHALTIAIAIGLQNIPEGAAVAASLMSANYRKKSIFSITLFTGLVEAFGGLVGVLLISIARSLLPYLLALAAGAMVFVISDEVIPETHLKGEERLTTYWLLVGFSLMTMLDVLLG
- a CDS encoding iron-sulfur cluster assembly scaffold protein, with the protein product MYSEKFKQLFMYPRYCKDIEYTHTAEVVYPEHGDRVRIFLKIENYIVKNVAFKAVGCPRVIAASEAVCRLVDGKHVDDVKHLNEEHVRDEMDFHDKNFTCVNAPIEAVKKAITKVE
- a CDS encoding cysteine desulfurase family protein, with amino-acid sequence MRVYLDHAATTRVFDEVAQEVMKLFTQFYGNASSTHSHGYEAKRFYEEARMKIAKHLNVEPDEIYFTSGGTESDNIAIRGFLRANFPNGGHIITTQIEHPAVLEVARQLEKEGYEVTYLKPTREGYVTPDDFRKAIRKNTVFASIMWVNNETGVIQPIDEISKIAREHGIVLHSDAVQAIGKIRIDARLVDMLSASGHKFYAPKGCGFLYVSKGVRIEPIMYGGGHEKGLRSGTENVPGAHGMAVALELIEKNYEAWSERVKKLKEKIVNAIESIPDHHINGSNTIFSHINVSFKGVHGESLATALDMCGISVSTASACASHHAKGRSHVLEAMELEDWIVDGAIRISLGYDNSEEEIEYFVEVLQREINRLRSMS